Proteins found in one Bacillales bacterium genomic segment:
- the obgE gene encoding GTPase ObgE produces the protein MFVDYVTVEVKGGDGGNGIVAFRREKYEPKGGPAGGDGGKGGDVLFEVDEGLRTLMDFRYQRHFRAPKGENGRSKKQHGKNGEDLVVKVPPGTTVSDKATGQVIADLTRNGERAVIAKGGRGGRGNTRFATPSNPAPRLSENGEPGEERTISVELKLLADVGLVGFPSVGKSTLLSVVTAAKPKIADYHFTTIQPNLGVVDVEDGRSFVIADLPGLIEGAHEGTGLGHEFLRHIERTRVIIHVVDMSASEGRDPYEDYVKINEELRRYQLKLTERPQIVAANKMDLPGAEENLEQFRKQIGDSVEVFPISAATKSGVRELLFAAADMLETAPAFPMESVEEDQGNEEVVYRFEAEKPAFEISRNDDGTFVVSGSKVEKLLKMTNFQTEEGVRRFARQLRGMGVDEALRQKGIEDGDTVSILDYEFEYTDS, from the coding sequence ATGTTTGTAGATTACGTAACAGTAGAAGTGAAAGGCGGCGACGGCGGCAATGGGATCGTTGCATTCCGCCGTGAAAAATATGAGCCGAAAGGCGGGCCGGCCGGCGGCGACGGAGGCAAAGGCGGCGACGTCCTATTTGAAGTCGACGAAGGATTGCGAACGTTGATGGATTTCCGCTATCAACGACATTTCCGGGCGCCGAAAGGGGAAAACGGCCGTTCGAAGAAACAGCACGGAAAAAACGGGGAAGATTTGGTCGTGAAAGTTCCGCCCGGTACGACGGTGTCCGATAAAGCGACCGGACAAGTGATTGCCGATTTGACGCGAAACGGGGAGCGGGCCGTGATTGCCAAAGGCGGACGCGGCGGGAGAGGCAATACGCGGTTTGCGACGCCTTCCAATCCGGCACCGAGGTTATCGGAGAATGGCGAGCCTGGTGAGGAGCGGACGATCAGCGTTGAATTGAAGCTGCTGGCTGACGTTGGACTGGTAGGGTTTCCGAGTGTCGGCAAATCCACGTTGTTGTCCGTCGTTACGGCAGCGAAACCAAAGATTGCGGATTACCATTTTACGACGATTCAGCCGAACTTGGGCGTCGTCGACGTCGAGGACGGACGCAGTTTCGTCATCGCCGATTTGCCCGGACTCATTGAAGGCGCGCACGAAGGAACCGGTTTGGGTCATGAATTTTTGCGGCACATTGAGCGAACCCGGGTCATCATTCATGTAGTCGACATGTCGGCGTCCGAAGGACGAGACCCGTATGAAGATTACGTGAAGATCAACGAAGAATTGCGCCGTTACCAGTTAAAATTGACCGAGCGGCCGCAAATCGTCGCAGCTAATAAAATGGACTTGCCGGGCGCTGAAGAAAATCTCGAGCAGTTTCGAAAGCAAATCGGCGATTCTGTGGAAGTGTTTCCAATTTCGGCGGCCACGAAGTCAGGCGTCAGGGAATTGTTGTTCGCAGCGGCCGACATGCTTGAGACCGCACCAGCGTTCCCGATGGAGAGTGTCGAAGAGGATCAAGGAAACGAAGAAGTCGTTTATCGATTCGAAGCGGAAAAACCAGCGTTCGAAATTTCCCGCAACGATGATGGAACGTTTGTGGTCAGCGGAAGCAAAGTCGAGAAACTGTTGAAAATGACGAACTTTCAAACCGAGGAAGGCGTGCGACGGTTCGCGAGACAACTACGCGGCATGGGTGTCGATGAGGCGCTGCGGCAAAAAGGCATCGAAGATGGGGATACCGTAAGCATTTTGGATTACGAATTTGAATACACCGATTCGTAA
- a CDS encoding ACT domain-containing protein produces the protein MKKREQFYLVSEEVLPEAMVKVLQAKELLEREKADTIYEAVQSVGLSRSAFYKYKDKIFPFQKVVKERIITLFLHLEDHSGTLSKLLAEVAAAGCNVLTIHQSIPLQGRANVSLSIDISDLSVDMDAFLDKLRRLPEVLRVELIGTGA, from the coding sequence ATGAAAAAACGGGAACAATTTTATTTGGTGTCGGAAGAAGTGTTGCCGGAAGCGATGGTGAAAGTGCTTCAAGCGAAGGAATTGTTGGAAAGGGAAAAAGCGGATACGATCTATGAAGCGGTCCAATCCGTCGGCTTAAGCCGGAGTGCCTTTTACAAATACAAGGATAAAATTTTTCCGTTTCAAAAAGTTGTCAAAGAACGGATCATTACGCTCTTCCTTCATCTTGAAGATCATTCGGGCACCTTGTCGAAACTGCTTGCGGAAGTCGCAGCGGCAGGCTGCAACGTATTGACGATCCACCAGTCGATTCCGCTGCAAGGACGGGCAAACGTGTCATTGTCGATCGACATTTCCGATCTTTCGGTCGACATGGATGCGTTCCTCGACAAACTTCGGCGCCTGCCGGAAGTACTGCGGGTAGAGTTGATCGGAACCGGCGCTTGA
- a CDS encoding transcription repressor NadR, whose translation MAGEEEKVLGEERRQLLLRLLKQSSKPLTGKEMAQQTNVSRQVIVQDISLLKARNEPIIATARGYLYMNEQEKNTKAVKIIASKHRREQTRDELYLLVDHGVTVKSVTVEHPIYGDLTGSLMLSNRKEVDAFMKQLENTGAPLLLSLTDGVHLHEIEADSEAELESACDALENAGFLLKQS comes from the coding sequence ATGGCCGGGGAAGAAGAAAAAGTGCTCGGGGAAGAACGTCGTCAACTCCTCTTGCGCCTGTTGAAACAGAGCAGCAAACCTTTGACGGGAAAAGAGATGGCACAGCAAACGAACGTAAGCCGACAAGTGATCGTGCAAGACATTTCTTTGTTGAAAGCGAGAAACGAGCCGATTATTGCCACGGCTCGCGGATATCTTTATATGAACGAACAAGAAAAAAACACGAAAGCTGTAAAAATTATCGCATCGAAACACCGGCGCGAACAAACGCGCGACGAATTGTATTTGCTCGTCGACCACGGCGTAACGGTAAAAAGTGTCACGGTTGAGCACCCGATTTACGGCGATTTGACCGGTTCCCTCATGTTAAGCAATCGGAAAGAAGTGGATGCGTTTATGAAACAACTGGAGAACACCGGGGCACCGCTGCTGTTGTCCTTGACGGACGGCGTTCATTTGCATGAAATTGAAGCCGATTCCGAGGCCGAGCTCGAATCGGCATGTGATGCGTTGGAAAATGCAGGATTTCTGTTGAAGCAGTCCTAA
- a CDS encoding LysM peptidoglycan-binding domain-containing protein, translated as MKIHVVQQGDTLYTIAKKYGIEHAKLKDTNQQLTNPDALQPGMKVKIPTGGVAVKKQKTKKEPSKMKPAKKEIKKMGEKAPEQEKGKKGNEKGTKGAGKPQTQSGSGSTGGDGTMGGSGSTGSNGSGSGQQSSGVPQPHHTIGEWSGTRPQQTSGNQNASAGGGSGSGAAESEEMNAVHPQQTAPGYEAGQWIWPDPQQVSPTYEQPNANVAAPQQVSPTYEQPNANMMAPQQVSPTYEQPNANMIAPQQVSPMYGQPNANMMAPQQVSPTYEQPNANMFAPQQVSPTYEQPNANMFAPQQVSPMFEQPNANMMAPQQVSPMFEQPNANMMAPQQTSPMFTQYPYAPHMMGPSQMSAYAPQPMQAMWGTTAQGFQPSYWEPSNDGTAFGMAPAGRPGHHSFQERNSETSS; from the coding sequence GTGAAAATCCATGTGGTTCAACAAGGGGATACCTTGTATACGATTGCCAAAAAGTACGGGATCGAGCACGCGAAATTGAAAGATACCAACCAGCAATTGACGAATCCGGATGCTTTGCAACCCGGCATGAAAGTCAAAATACCTACGGGCGGCGTCGCTGTAAAGAAACAGAAAACGAAAAAGGAACCGTCCAAAATGAAGCCGGCCAAGAAAGAGATAAAAAAAATGGGGGAAAAGGCGCCTGAACAAGAAAAAGGGAAAAAAGGGAATGAAAAAGGAACAAAAGGTGCAGGGAAACCGCAGACGCAATCCGGAAGCGGAAGTACAGGCGGAGACGGAACGATGGGTGGAAGCGGAAGCACGGGAAGCAATGGAAGCGGATCGGGACAACAATCGTCCGGTGTACCACAGCCTCATCATACAATCGGTGAATGGTCCGGCACCCGTCCGCAACAAACTTCCGGCAATCAAAACGCGTCAGCAGGTGGTGGTTCGGGCAGCGGTGCTGCTGAAAGCGAAGAAATGAATGCGGTTCATCCGCAACAAACAGCACCGGGATACGAGGCAGGACAATGGATTTGGCCGGATCCGCAGCAAGTGTCGCCAACGTATGAGCAGCCGAATGCGAACGTTGCGGCCCCGCAGCAAGTGTCGCCGACGTATGAGCAACCGAACGCGAACATGATGGCCCCGCAGCAAGTGTCGCCGACATACGAGCAACCGAACGCGAACATGATTGCCCCGCAGCAAGTGTCACCGATGTATGGACAGCCGAACGCAAACATGATGGCCCCGCAGCAAGTGTCGCCGACGTATGAGCAACCGAACGCGAATATGTTCGCTCCGCAGCAAGTGTCGCCGACATACGAGCAACCGAATGCGAATATGTTCGCTCCGCAGCAAGTGTCACCAATGTTCGAGCAGCCAAATGCGAACATGATGGCTCCACAGCAAGTGTCGCCGATGTTCGAGCAGCCGAATGCGAACATGATGGCCCCGCAGCAAACGTCACCGATGTTTACGCAGTACCCGTATGCACCGCATATGATGGGACCATCGCAAATGTCCGCTTATGCACCGCAACCGATGCAAGCAATGTGGGGAACGACCGCTCAAGGCTTTCAGCCGTCGTATTGGGAACCAAGTAACGACGGTACGGCATTCGGGATGGCGCCGGCAGGCCGGCCGGGACATCACTCGTTTCAAGAACGGAACAGCGAGACGTCCAGTTAA
- the nadE gene encoding NAD(+) synthase: MEKQIEHIVAWLQEQVRTSKTKGLLVGVSGGIDSAVVTHLIKRAFPDRSLGVIMPCKSNPDDKKDALAVIESAGIEHVEVDLSEAHEALFLKIKTGLQHKGDWNEQAAKLGDGNLRARLRMSTLYAIANNYNYLVAGTDNAAEWYTGYFTKYGDGGVDLVPIVQFTKGEVYEMAKVLRVPQQILDKQPSAGLWEGQTDENEMGTTYRRIDAYLRGETIPEKDRVIIEEMHKKSEHKRRLASAPPSIETH, translated from the coding sequence ATGGAAAAGCAAATTGAACATATCGTTGCTTGGCTGCAGGAACAAGTGAGGACGAGTAAGACGAAAGGATTGTTGGTCGGTGTGAGCGGCGGAATCGATTCCGCTGTCGTAACCCATTTGATCAAACGCGCTTTTCCGGATCGTTCTCTTGGAGTAATCATGCCGTGCAAAAGCAATCCAGACGACAAAAAAGATGCGTTAGCTGTAATCGAAAGCGCAGGAATCGAACATGTTGAAGTTGATTTGAGCGAGGCTCATGAAGCGCTTTTTTTAAAAATCAAGACCGGCCTGCAACATAAAGGCGACTGGAATGAGCAAGCGGCGAAGCTCGGAGACGGGAATTTGCGGGCGCGCCTCAGGATGAGCACACTGTATGCGATCGCCAACAATTACAATTATCTCGTTGCCGGAACCGATAACGCTGCCGAATGGTATACCGGGTATTTCACGAAATACGGTGACGGCGGAGTTGATCTTGTACCTATCGTTCAATTTACGAAAGGCGAAGTGTATGAAATGGCGAAAGTTCTTCGGGTACCGCAACAAATTTTGGATAAACAACCGAGCGCCGGCCTTTGGGAAGGCCAAACAGACGAAAACGAAATGGGTACCACCTATCGCCGGATCGATGCATATTTGCGCGGCGAAACCATACCAGAGAAGGACCGTGTTATCATTGAGGAAATGCACAAGAAGAGCGAACATAAACGGCGCTTAGCATCCGCGCCTCCTTCGATTGAGACGCACTGA
- a CDS encoding YhcN/YlaJ family sporulation lipoprotein, whose protein sequence is MKSTVLSLSAALLLSGTLVGCGANNNAGNDNGAVGNNDNGTARPIGYYSGQNNNNNNADRFGYNNRLNNDRDNDLGLGNGVMNNDDRNDDNGPNAMGRNTVYSRQAQAIANRVSTLKNVQNTSVIVTRNDVIVGIKTHDHGVTRNMKSNVRRTVQNVVQGKNIHVTTNRKMYNRIQNVNNNLQDGDGMNEVSSDIRGIIDDIANAAKRPFQNNNR, encoded by the coding sequence ATGAAAAGTACAGTACTTTCATTATCGGCTGCTTTACTGCTAAGCGGAACACTTGTCGGATGCGGCGCCAACAACAATGCCGGAAACGATAATGGTGCAGTTGGAAACAACGACAATGGCACCGCTCGTCCGATCGGATATTATTCCGGGCAAAACAATAATAACAACAACGCTGATCGGTTCGGTTACAACAATCGCCTGAATAACGATAGAGACAACGACCTCGGTCTTGGCAACGGCGTGATGAATAACGACGATCGTAACGACGATAACGGACCGAACGCAATGGGGAGAAATACCGTTTATTCCAGACAAGCCCAAGCCATCGCGAATCGGGTTTCGACGTTGAAAAATGTTCAAAACACGAGCGTTATCGTTACGAGAAACGACGTGATCGTCGGCATTAAAACCCATGATCATGGGGTAACCCGCAACATGAAAAGCAATGTTCGCCGAACCGTTCAAAATGTTGTTCAAGGGAAAAACATTCATGTGACGACGAACCGGAAAATGTATAACCGCATTCAGAACGTCAACAACAATTTGCAAGACGGAGACGGCATGAATGAAGTCAGTTCCGACATTCGCGGCATCATTGATGATATTGCCAACGCTGCCAAACGTCCTTTCCAAAACAACAATCGATAG
- a CDS encoding YebC/PmpR family DNA-binding transcriptional regulator gives MAGHSKWKNIQHRKNAQDAKRGKLFMKLSKELYVNAKQGGGDPDTNPNLRLAIEKARQANMPNDNIERAIKKATGDLEGVHYEEITYEGYGPGGAAVMVEVLTDNKNRSAAEIRHLFSKHDGNLGESGCVAFMFQRKGLIAIERNDESKDDDIMLEAIEAGAEDVKTEEGAYEIYTTPEEFTDVRDQLSESYDFLSAEVTMIPETTTKLDGAEAQQALKLIDALEDQDDVQEVYHNLDVDSDWLQ, from the coding sequence ATGGCCGGACATTCCAAATGGAAAAACATTCAACATAGAAAAAATGCGCAAGACGCTAAGCGCGGAAAACTTTTTATGAAATTGTCGAAAGAATTGTACGTCAACGCCAAGCAAGGCGGCGGTGATCCAGACACGAACCCGAACCTGCGGCTCGCGATTGAAAAGGCACGGCAAGCGAACATGCCGAATGACAATATAGAGCGCGCCATTAAAAAAGCGACCGGAGACCTCGAAGGCGTACACTACGAGGAAATTACTTATGAAGGATACGGACCGGGCGGGGCTGCTGTCATGGTCGAAGTGCTGACCGATAATAAAAACCGTTCGGCGGCCGAAATTCGTCACTTGTTCTCGAAGCATGACGGGAATTTAGGCGAAAGCGGCTGTGTTGCATTCATGTTCCAAAGGAAGGGCCTGATTGCGATTGAGCGAAACGACGAAAGCAAAGATGATGACATCATGCTTGAAGCCATTGAAGCGGGAGCAGAGGACGTGAAAACGGAAGAAGGTGCATATGAAATTTATACGACACCGGAAGAATTTACGGACGTCCGAGATCAACTTTCCGAATCGTATGATTTTCTGTCCGCTGAAGTAACAATGATTCCCGAAACGACAACGAAACTGGATGGCGCCGAAGCCCAACAAGCGTTGAAACTAATTGACGCGCTTGAAGATCAAGACGACGTGCAAGAAGTTTATCATAATCTAGACGTCGATTCCGATTGGCTTCAATGA
- a CDS encoding BofC C-terminal domain-containing protein — MRRLASMVLMFLICFGSTAGFLQIHAKAKQSSVRFYEHQTDAPKTVNVYLKRIYVDGRKTLNVKPVTIWSMEDFWARFADWELVDQSAHVIRFQKHVNDISPMLKADGYFGLSPENLLQIYKGTPSGNEAIHSFFHIDVDELESGLRQQLKRGIPIKSKDRYEQVLQCLEKYAQKQ; from the coding sequence ATGAGACGTTTAGCTTCAATGGTTCTCATGTTTCTCATTTGTTTCGGATCAACTGCGGGATTTTTACAGATCCACGCGAAGGCAAAGCAAAGTTCCGTCCGTTTCTATGAACATCAAACGGATGCACCAAAGACGGTCAACGTTTACTTGAAACGGATTTATGTGGATGGCAGGAAGACTTTGAACGTAAAACCGGTTACGATTTGGTCGATGGAGGATTTCTGGGCGCGCTTCGCTGACTGGGAATTGGTCGATCAAAGCGCACATGTCATTCGGTTCCAAAAGCATGTCAACGATATTTCGCCGATGTTGAAAGCGGACGGCTATTTCGGATTGTCCCCGGAAAATCTGTTGCAAATTTATAAAGGAACACCTTCGGGCAATGAAGCGATTCATTCGTTTTTTCACATTGATGTCGACGAGCTTGAGAGTGGACTTCGCCAACAATTGAAACGAGGCATTCCGATCAAATCAAAGGACCGTTATGAACAAGTGCTGCAATGTTTGGAAAAATACGCCCAGAAACAATGA
- the ruvA gene encoding Holliday junction branch migration protein RuvA, with amino-acid sequence MIAYLYGKIVEVQVDAIIIDVNGIGYLVYCPDAMRFERKKNEWVKVFTYHYVREDIISLYGFTTEQERALFVHLLAVSGIGPKGALGILAACRPADVAAAVEREDEKYLTKFPGVGKKTARQMILDLKGKLSELGLLPAGGGDELAQAPRSTALNEAVEALESLGYGDKEIQKVIRQITGENLSANEYVKQALRLIAAQ; translated from the coding sequence TTGATTGCTTATTTGTATGGTAAAATCGTTGAAGTGCAAGTGGACGCGATCATCATCGACGTCAACGGTATCGGATATTTGGTTTATTGCCCGGATGCGATGCGTTTTGAGCGCAAGAAAAACGAATGGGTAAAAGTATTTACTTATCATTACGTGAGAGAAGACATCATCTCGCTTTACGGATTCACGACAGAACAAGAAAGAGCATTGTTCGTTCATCTGTTAGCCGTTTCCGGCATCGGACCGAAAGGGGCGCTCGGCATTCTCGCCGCTTGCCGGCCTGCAGATGTGGCGGCCGCCGTTGAACGGGAAGATGAGAAATACTTAACCAAGTTTCCAGGTGTCGGCAAGAAAACGGCCAGGCAAATGATTCTCGATTTAAAAGGGAAATTGTCTGAGCTCGGGCTGTTGCCTGCAGGTGGAGGCGATGAACTTGCACAGGCACCTCGATCGACGGCTTTGAATGAAGCGGTTGAAGCATTGGAGTCGCTCGGATATGGGGACAAGGAAATTCAAAAAGTGATTCGGCAAATCACAGGGGAAAACTTGAGTGCCAACGAATATGTCAAACAAGCGTTACGGTTGATCGCAGCACAATAG
- the ruvB gene encoding Holliday junction branch migration DNA helicase RuvB, whose amino-acid sequence MEERIVSAEATDEDVSVEGRLRPQSLAQYIGQEQVKANLKVFIEAAKLRNEPLDHVLLYGPPGLGKTTLSMIIANEMGVQLRTTSGPAIERPGDLAAILTALEPGDVLFIDEIHRLHRNVEEVLYPAMEDFCLDIVVGKGETAHSIRLDLPPFTLVGATTRAGYLSPPLRDRFGVINRLEYYTEAELKHIITRTAGVLNVPIEPVAAGELSSRSRGTPRVANRLLKRVRDFAQVDGDGSITAEIAARALERLQVDRLGLDEIDHKLLKTIIHKFRGGPVGLDTLAAAIGEESHTIEDVYEPYLLQIGFLQRTPRGRAVTAAVYDHFHLEVPDFLG is encoded by the coding sequence ATGGAGGAGCGTATCGTTTCTGCGGAAGCAACGGATGAAGATGTGTCTGTTGAAGGCCGTCTGCGTCCGCAGTCATTGGCGCAATACATTGGGCAGGAGCAAGTGAAAGCGAATTTGAAAGTGTTCATTGAAGCGGCGAAGTTAAGGAATGAGCCGCTCGACCATGTGCTCTTGTACGGACCTCCGGGGCTTGGGAAAACGACGTTGTCAATGATCATCGCCAACGAGATGGGTGTTCAACTGCGCACCACCTCCGGACCGGCGATCGAAAGACCAGGTGATTTGGCGGCGATTTTGACCGCACTAGAACCAGGAGACGTGCTTTTTATTGACGAAATTCATCGTCTTCATCGCAATGTAGAGGAAGTGCTTTATCCAGCGATGGAAGATTTTTGTTTGGACATCGTCGTTGGTAAAGGCGAAACGGCGCATTCGATTCGCCTTGATTTGCCTCCGTTTACGCTCGTCGGAGCGACGACGCGAGCCGGCTATTTGTCGCCTCCGCTGCGTGACCGATTCGGTGTCATCAATCGGCTCGAGTATTATACGGAAGCTGAACTGAAGCACATTATTACGAGAACAGCAGGCGTCTTGAATGTGCCGATTGAACCGGTCGCCGCAGGCGAGCTGTCGAGCCGTTCGCGCGGGACACCGCGGGTTGCGAATCGATTATTGAAGCGGGTTCGTGATTTTGCGCAAGTGGATGGGGACGGTTCAATTACGGCGGAGATTGCCGCGCGAGCGCTTGAACGACTGCAAGTGGACCGTTTAGGATTGGATGAAATTGACCATAAATTGTTAAAGACCATCATTCATAAATTTCGCGGCGGTCCCGTTGGGCTCGATACGCTGGCGGCGGCGATCGGCGAGGAATCGCATACGATCGAAGACGTGTACGAGCCGTATTTGTTGCAAATCGGCTTTTTGCAACGTACACCCAGGGGGAGAGCGGTAACGGCCGCGGTGTACGATCATTTTCATTTGGAGGTGCCGGATTTTCTTGGGTGA
- a CDS encoding DUF2905 domain-containing protein, translating to MGKFMIGAGIVLVVIGFVWQLIGKLPGDIVIKRGNFTFYFPIVTSIVISIVLSLIFYIFGKFR from the coding sequence ATCGGTAAATTTATGATTGGCGCGGGCATCGTGCTTGTCGTTATCGGATTCGTATGGCAACTAATCGGCAAACTTCCCGGTGACATCGTTATCAAACGGGGGAATTTCACTTTTTATTTTCCTATCGTCACCAGCATTGTCATTAGTATTGTTTTGTCATTGATTTTTTATATTTTCGGTAAGTTTCGTTAA
- the queA gene encoding tRNA preQ1(34) S-adenosylmethionine ribosyltransferase-isomerase QueA has translation MDVEQFDFELPERLIAQTPIKDRSASRLLALDPVSGAIEHGTFKEVGRFLKKGDCLVLNDTKVLPARLFGTKTETGAQVEVLLLKNLQGQRWETLVKPAKRIKEGTIVSFGEGTLTATCTAVKDEGLRDFEFHADRPFYEVLDELGDMPLPPYIHEKLEDRERYQTVFARHRGSAAAPTAGLHFTEPLLDELRSKGIETAFITLHVGLGTFRPVKVDNVEDHKMHGEFYMMSESTAEQLNRVRENGGRIIAVGTTAVRTLETIASQSDGRFQEASGWTDIFIYPGYRFRGLDGLITNFHLPKSTLIMLVSALAGRENILHAYREAVRREYRFFSFGDAMLILERKGRD, from the coding sequence ATGGATGTGGAACAGTTTGATTTTGAATTGCCGGAGCGGCTGATCGCGCAGACGCCGATCAAGGATCGAAGTGCATCACGGTTACTTGCGCTCGACCCCGTATCCGGAGCTATCGAACACGGAACCTTTAAAGAGGTCGGCCGTTTTTTAAAAAAAGGCGATTGTCTCGTATTAAATGATACGAAAGTACTTCCGGCACGGTTATTCGGAACGAAAACGGAAACTGGCGCGCAAGTCGAAGTGCTTTTGTTGAAAAATTTGCAAGGACAGCGCTGGGAAACGCTCGTTAAACCAGCCAAGCGAATCAAAGAAGGCACCATCGTCTCGTTCGGCGAAGGAACGTTAACGGCCACTTGCACGGCCGTGAAGGACGAAGGCTTGCGTGATTTTGAATTTCACGCGGATCGTCCGTTTTACGAAGTGCTCGACGAGCTCGGCGACATGCCGCTGCCTCCGTACATTCATGAAAAACTTGAAGATCGTGAAAGGTATCAAACGGTATTCGCTCGTCATCGCGGATCGGCGGCCGCGCCGACGGCGGGTCTTCATTTTACCGAGCCGTTATTGGACGAATTGCGTTCAAAAGGCATTGAAACGGCGTTCATTACCCTCCATGTCGGGCTCGGCACTTTTCGTCCGGTGAAAGTGGACAATGTCGAAGATCATAAGATGCACGGCGAATTTTACATGATGTCCGAGTCTACGGCCGAGCAATTGAACCGTGTGCGAGAAAACGGCGGTCGTATCATTGCCGTTGGAACCACGGCAGTGCGGACGCTCGAAACGATTGCAAGTCAATCGGACGGCCGATTTCAAGAAGCATCGGGTTGGACAGACATTTTTATTTATCCGGGTTACCGTTTTCGCGGGCTCGATGGATTGATTACGAATTTTCATTTGCCGAAATCGACGTTGATCATGCTTGTCAGCGCTTTGGCCGGAAGGGAAAACATTTTACACGCTTATCGGGAAGCGGTTCGCCGCGAATACCGCTTTTTCAGCTTCGGGGACGCCATGCTCATTTTGGAAAGGAAGGGTCGCGATTGA
- the tgt gene encoding tRNA guanosine(34) transglycosylase Tgt, with the protein MTAVTYEFIKSCKQTGARLGKLHTPHGTFDTPMFMPVGTLATVKTMSPEELKEMGAGIILSNTYHLWLRPGEDIVEASGGLHSFMNWDRGILTDSGGFQVFSLSDMREIQEEGVHFRNHLNGDRLFLSPEKSIGIQQALGADVIMALDECPPYPASYEYMKESVERTSRWAERCLTAHNQTERQSLFGIVQGGEYKALREQSAADLSSLDFSGYAVGGLSVGEPKDVMNEVLEWTTPLLPADKPRYLMGVGSPDSLIDGVIRGIDMFDCVLPTRIARNGTCMTSSGRLVVRNAKYAKDFRPLDEACDCYTCRNYSRAYIRHLVKTNETFGFRLTTYHNLYFLLNLMRRVRQAIHEDRLLDFRERFFEQYGFHRPNAKNF; encoded by the coding sequence TTGACCGCAGTCACCTATGAATTCATCAAGTCATGCAAGCAGACCGGTGCGCGTTTAGGCAAACTTCACACCCCTCACGGTACGTTCGACACACCGATGTTCATGCCGGTCGGCACGCTGGCAACAGTGAAAACGATGAGCCCGGAAGAATTGAAAGAGATGGGCGCCGGCATCATTTTAAGCAACACGTATCATTTATGGCTTCGCCCAGGAGAAGATATTGTTGAGGCATCCGGCGGTTTGCATTCATTCATGAACTGGGACCGCGGAATATTAACCGATTCCGGCGGCTTTCAAGTATTCAGTCTCAGCGATATGCGGGAGATTCAGGAAGAGGGCGTTCATTTCCGGAATCATTTGAACGGCGACCGTTTGTTTTTGTCTCCTGAGAAATCGATCGGGATTCAGCAGGCGCTCGGTGCAGACGTGATCATGGCGCTGGATGAATGTCCGCCGTATCCAGCGTCATATGAATACATGAAAGAGTCGGTCGAACGGACGAGTCGCTGGGCGGAGCGTTGTTTAACGGCTCACAATCAAACGGAACGTCAATCGCTGTTCGGAATCGTTCAAGGCGGAGAGTATAAAGCCTTGCGAGAGCAAAGCGCCGCTGATCTCAGTTCGCTTGATTTTTCCGGTTATGCGGTCGGCGGATTGTCCGTCGGAGAACCGAAGGATGTCATGAACGAGGTGTTGGAGTGGACAACCCCGCTGTTGCCTGCCGACAAGCCGCGCTATTTGATGGGCGTTGGGTCCCCGGATTCGTTGATTGACGGCGTGATTCGCGGAATCGACATGTTCGATTGCGTATTGCCGACTCGGATTGCCCGCAACGGCACTTGCATGACGTCGAGCGGTCGTCTTGTCGTCCGCAACGCGAAATACGCCAAAGATTTTCGGCCTTTGGACGAGGCTTGCGACTGTTATACGTGCCGGAACTACTCACGTGCTTACATTCGTCATCTCGTGAAAACGAACGAAACGTTCGGATTCCGTCTTACGACTTACCATAACCTTTATTTTTTGTTAAACTTAATGAGGCGCGTCAGACAAGCGATTCACGAAGATCGTTTGCTTGATTTCCGCGAACGGTTTTTCGAACAATACGGTTTCCATCGACCGAACGCGAAAAACTTTTAA